One stretch of Paraburkholderia fungorum DNA includes these proteins:
- the aldA gene encoding aldehyde dehydrogenase, with product MRLDRNFANGRFIDPSTEPAGNEHIAVYNPATGAAIAHVTGATQAEAIAAVDAAAVAQKAWRKLPSAERAVYLHKLADALTECAPSIGAALALESGKSVADATNEAIYAGQITRYHAEWARRIEGEVIPSDTADENLVLHREPIGVVACLIPFNYPVYTFMRKVAPALIAGNTVVVRPSNNTPTSAFEIAKAVEKAGLPAGVVNILAMNHATAEALCTHPKVGMITLTGSVGAGRKVLDYCKANIAKPSLELGGKTPAIIEADADLDKAARDLVASKTTHCGQLCTAIERVYVHESVHDRFVALLKQHMSAVESGDRSEQPSLMGPLVNEASRQSIHAMVERAVAAGAKLETGGKLPQGKGFFYPATLLTNCRQDMEIIQEETFGPIMPVVKYSTLDEALEMANDHQFGLSSVLYTENYRAAMKIANGIEAGELYVNRTPADPYQGFHAGWKRSGLGGDDGKHGMLEFTQTRLVVMKY from the coding sequence ATGCGACTCGATCGGAATTTTGCTAACGGCCGGTTTATCGACCCTTCGACCGAACCCGCCGGCAACGAGCACATCGCCGTCTACAACCCGGCCACAGGGGCCGCGATTGCCCACGTCACGGGTGCGACGCAAGCCGAGGCGATTGCCGCTGTGGACGCCGCCGCCGTCGCGCAAAAGGCGTGGCGCAAGCTGCCGTCCGCCGAACGCGCCGTGTATCTGCACAAGCTCGCGGATGCGCTGACCGAATGCGCGCCGAGCATTGGCGCAGCGCTCGCGCTGGAGTCGGGCAAGAGCGTTGCCGACGCGACCAACGAAGCGATTTACGCAGGCCAGATCACCCGTTATCACGCCGAATGGGCACGCCGCATTGAAGGCGAAGTGATTCCGAGCGATACGGCCGACGAAAATCTCGTGCTGCACCGCGAGCCGATCGGCGTGGTGGCGTGTCTGATTCCGTTCAACTACCCGGTCTATACGTTCATGCGCAAGGTCGCGCCTGCGTTGATCGCCGGTAACACGGTGGTGGTGCGTCCGAGCAACAACACGCCGACCTCGGCATTCGAAATCGCCAAAGCAGTCGAAAAAGCTGGCTTGCCCGCGGGCGTCGTGAATATTCTCGCGATGAATCATGCGACCGCCGAAGCGCTTTGCACGCATCCGAAGGTCGGCATGATCACGTTGACCGGCAGCGTCGGCGCGGGGCGCAAGGTGCTCGATTACTGCAAGGCGAACATCGCGAAGCCGTCGCTCGAACTGGGCGGTAAAACGCCCGCGATTATCGAAGCCGATGCCGATCTGGATAAAGCCGCGCGCGATCTGGTTGCGTCGAAAACCACTCACTGCGGGCAGCTTTGCACGGCAATCGAACGAGTCTATGTGCATGAAAGCGTGCACGACCGTTTCGTCGCGTTGCTGAAACAGCACATGAGCGCAGTGGAATCCGGCGACCGCAGCGAACAGCCTTCGCTGATGGGTCCGCTCGTCAACGAAGCATCGCGTCAATCTATTCACGCGATGGTCGAGCGCGCTGTCGCGGCAGGCGCCAAACTCGAAACCGGCGGCAAACTGCCTCAAGGCAAGGGCTTTTTCTATCCGGCGACGTTGCTGACGAATTGCCGTCAGGACATGGAAATCATCCAGGAAGAAACCTTCGGCCCGATCATGCCGGTCGTCAAATACAGCACGCTCGACGAAGCGCTCGAGATGGCGAACGATCACCAGTTCGGTCTGTCGTCGGTGTTGTATACGGAGAACTATCGCGCTGCGATGAAGATCGCCAACGGTATCGAAGCGGGCGAGTTGTATGTGAACCGCACGCCGGCCGACCCGTATCAAGGCTTTCACGCAGGCTGGAAACGTTCGGGTCTCGGCGGCGACGACGGCAAGCACGGCATGCTCGAATTCACGCAAACCCGTCTCGTGGTCATGAAGTACTGA
- a CDS encoding MFS transporter, giving the protein MSSQPVQTHAASALGDAQAALDKTKAQRYIQLMLLVLAAGAIYPILYLRQVYQPTMLEVFHITDSQLGYLYSSLGTIFLLSYLPSGWLADRIAPRLLICFSLIATGLLGLLYSTAPSFHILMLIFGGWGLSTGLTFWAAVIKRVTMIAGSQEQGRFFGLLDGGRGLIEAMLATIAITLFAWVTQTKGEPVAVGFRMVVYLYAFLCIALGVVLALVKDPQGTDDAVANRAARKRSNVLVELKTLAAIPELWLVAAIVFCGYQVFWATYSFSAYLHEGEIGLTVVMAGTITTLKLWMRPIGGIGGGFLGDRYSKVSVLVIALFLAALSLLGLMAAPRISSHVLLVFLVLFIGILTYAIRGLYWSLLDRCNIPATTMGLAIGLISVLGYSPDVFLPLINGYLTQTFPGVFGYQLYFGYVAAMAALGGFAGLALRNMLNRKEGA; this is encoded by the coding sequence GTGTCGTCACAGCCCGTTCAAACCCATGCCGCGTCCGCATTAGGCGACGCACAAGCCGCGTTGGACAAAACCAAGGCGCAACGTTATATCCAGTTGATGCTGCTGGTGCTGGCCGCCGGCGCGATCTATCCGATTCTGTATCTGCGGCAGGTGTATCAGCCGACGATGCTTGAAGTGTTCCACATCACCGATAGTCAACTGGGCTATCTGTATTCGTCGCTGGGGACGATTTTTCTGCTGAGCTATCTGCCGAGCGGCTGGCTTGCCGACCGTATCGCGCCGCGTCTGCTGATCTGTTTTTCGCTGATCGCAACGGGTCTGCTCGGACTGCTTTATTCGACCGCGCCGTCGTTTCATATTCTGATGTTGATCTTCGGCGGCTGGGGTTTGTCGACGGGATTGACGTTCTGGGCCGCCGTCATCAAACGCGTGACGATGATTGCCGGTTCGCAGGAGCAGGGCCGTTTCTTCGGTTTGCTCGACGGCGGACGCGGACTCATCGAAGCGATGCTTGCCACCATCGCAATCACTTTGTTCGCGTGGGTCACGCAGACCAAGGGCGAGCCGGTTGCAGTCGGCTTCAGAATGGTCGTCTACCTGTATGCGTTTCTTTGCATTGCGCTGGGTGTCGTGCTCGCTCTCGTCAAGGACCCGCAAGGCACCGACGACGCTGTTGCCAATCGCGCGGCACGCAAGCGCAGCAACGTGCTGGTCGAGTTGAAAACGCTCGCGGCTATTCCCGAGTTGTGGCTGGTCGCGGCAATCGTGTTCTGCGGTTATCAGGTGTTCTGGGCAACCTACAGTTTTTCCGCGTATCTGCACGAAGGCGAAATCGGCCTCACGGTCGTGATGGCCGGCACGATAACTACGCTGAAATTGTGGATGCGTCCTATTGGCGGCATTGGTGGGGGCTTTCTCGGCGACCGTTACTCGAAGGTGTCGGTGCTGGTCATCGCGCTCTTTCTCGCTGCATTGTCACTGCTCGGTCTGATGGCGGCACCGCGCATTTCGAGTCACGTGCTGCTGGTTTTCCTCGTGCTGTTCATCGGCATTCTGACTTACGCGATTCGCGGGCTGTACTGGTCACTGCTCGATCGCTGCAATATTCCGGCTACCACGATGGGTCTCGCCATCGGCCTGATCTCGGTACTCGGTTATTCGCCTGATGTGTTCCTGCCGTTGATCAACGGCTATCTGACGCAGACGTTCCCGGGCGTCTTCGGCTATCAACTGTACTTCGGCTATGTAGCCGCAATGGCGGCGCTCGGCGGTTTCGCCGGGCTCGCGCTGAGAAACATGCTTAACCGTAAAGAGGGTGCGTAA
- a CDS encoding mandelate racemase/muconate lactonizing enzyme family protein gives MKVVSLETHIVAVPPPHVGGMYWIFVKLKTDCGIEGVGEIYSATFHPKAMTHIIDDVFGRYLLDHDPHHIERLWREAYSSGFTQRPDLTMMGVVSGLEMACWDIIGKAANKPVYELLGGMVNQRLRSYTYLYPKNSRGEYDYDDPDLAAECALENVKRGFTAVKFDPAGPYTAYSGHQLSMEVLDRCETFCRRVREAVGSKADLLFGTHGQMVPSSAIRLAKRLEKYDPLWFEEPVPPGQEGAMAQVAKHTSIPIAAGERLTTKYEFFKLLEAGAASILQLNVARVGGLLEAKKVATLAEVYYAQIAPHLYNGPIGAAASIQLATCTPNFLIQESIGTWDGFHAAVLKKPIQWEDGYIIPSQEAGLGVELNMEVVKQHTPYTGERLHLQMAAQPADVKDLAPARG, from the coding sequence ATGAAAGTTGTCTCGCTCGAAACGCATATCGTCGCTGTACCGCCGCCGCACGTTGGCGGCATGTACTGGATCTTCGTCAAACTCAAAACCGATTGCGGTATCGAGGGTGTCGGCGAAATCTATTCGGCGACGTTCCATCCGAAAGCGATGACCCACATCATCGACGATGTATTCGGTCGCTATCTGCTCGATCACGATCCGCATCATATCGAGCGGCTTTGGCGCGAAGCGTATTCGAGCGGCTTCACGCAACGCCCCGATCTGACGATGATGGGCGTGGTCAGCGGCCTTGAAATGGCCTGCTGGGACATCATCGGCAAAGCGGCGAACAAGCCGGTGTATGAGCTGCTTGGCGGTATGGTGAATCAGCGGCTGCGTTCGTACACGTATCTGTATCCGAAGAACAGCCGTGGCGAATACGACTACGACGATCCCGATCTCGCAGCCGAATGTGCGCTTGAAAACGTCAAGCGCGGCTTCACAGCGGTGAAGTTCGATCCGGCCGGTCCGTACACCGCGTATTCGGGTCATCAACTGTCGATGGAAGTGCTCGACCGTTGCGAAACTTTCTGCCGGCGCGTGCGTGAAGCGGTGGGCAGCAAGGCCGACCTGCTGTTCGGCACGCATGGGCAGATGGTGCCGTCGTCCGCGATCCGGCTTGCAAAGCGACTCGAAAAATATGACCCGCTGTGGTTCGAAGAACCCGTGCCGCCTGGACAGGAAGGCGCAATGGCGCAGGTCGCAAAACACACCAGCATTCCGATTGCCGCCGGCGAGCGTCTTACCACCAAGTATGAATTCTTCAAGCTGCTCGAAGCGGGCGCTGCATCGATTCTGCAATTGAACGTGGCGCGCGTGGGCGGCCTGCTCGAAGCGAAAAAAGTCGCGACGCTGGCCGAGGTGTATTACGCGCAAATCGCGCCACATCTGTACAACGGGCCGATTGGCGCAGCCGCGAGTATTCAGCTTGCAACGTGTACGCCGAACTTCCTGATTCAGGAAAGCATTGGCACGTGGGACGGTTTTCACGCAGCCGTATTGAAGAAGCCGATTCAATGGGAAGACGGTTACATCATTCCGTCGCAGGAAGCGGGCTTGGGTGTCGAGTTGAACATGGAAGTGGTGAAGCAGCACACCCCGTACACCGGCGAGCGTTTGCATCTGCAAATGGCCGCACAACCTGCCGACGTGAAAGATCTCGCGCCGGCCAGGGGTTGA
- a CDS encoding GMC family oxidoreductase produces the protein MNYDYIIVGAGSAGCILANRLSASGQYSVLLLEAGGKDSSFWFRIPVGFTKTYYNETYNWMYYSEPEKELDNRPIYCPRGKVQGGSGSINAMIYVRGQPHDFDDWAAAGNTGWAFRDVLPYFRKLESHPLGNTEYHGADGPIRISPMKDAVHPICHVFLKGCDQAGYRRSDDFNGAQFEGAGIYDVNTRNGQRSSSSFEYLHPALSRENLRVERDVLVNRVLFDGNQRAIGVSVMQNSVARRFVANREVILSAGAVDSPKLLQLSGVGDSALLAKHRIALVKELPAVGQNLQDHLCVSFYYRSSMKTLNDEMRPLLGKLKLGLQYLLTRKGPLAMSVNQSGGFFKGSDKEAQPNLQLYFNPLSYRIPKSNKANLEPEPYSGFLLAFNPCRPTSRGSIEIASNRAEDAAKIRINALTTEKDIDEVIQGCELVRKVMSSAALKAVTVEEISPGPQVNTREGFLQYFREQSGSIYHLCGSCAMGDDPRTSVVDARLRVHGMTGLRVVDASIFPNITSGNINAPTMMVAEKGAEMILDDAASQSAYQPAVAEMATAA, from the coding sequence ATGAATTACGACTACATCATTGTCGGCGCGGGATCGGCGGGCTGCATTCTCGCCAATCGTCTGTCGGCGTCGGGCCAATATTCGGTGCTGCTGCTCGAAGCGGGCGGCAAGGACAGTTCGTTCTGGTTCAGGATTCCAGTGGGTTTCACGAAGACGTACTACAACGAAACCTACAACTGGATGTACTACAGCGAACCGGAAAAGGAACTCGACAACCGGCCGATTTATTGTCCGCGCGGCAAGGTGCAGGGCGGTTCAGGCTCGATCAATGCGATGATTTACGTGCGCGGCCAGCCGCACGATTTCGACGATTGGGCGGCGGCCGGCAACACCGGATGGGCATTTCGCGACGTGCTGCCGTATTTCCGCAAGCTGGAGTCGCATCCGCTCGGCAATACGGAATATCACGGCGCTGACGGCCCAATCCGTATTTCGCCGATGAAAGACGCGGTGCATCCGATTTGCCACGTATTTCTGAAAGGTTGCGATCAGGCGGGCTACCGACGCAGCGACGACTTCAACGGTGCGCAATTCGAAGGAGCCGGCATTTACGACGTGAATACGCGTAACGGTCAGCGTTCGTCGAGTAGCTTCGAGTATCTGCACCCGGCGCTCTCGCGGGAGAACCTGCGCGTCGAGCGTGATGTGCTGGTGAACCGCGTGCTATTCGACGGTAACCAACGCGCGATTGGCGTGAGCGTCATGCAGAACAGTGTTGCGCGTCGCTTCGTCGCGAATCGCGAGGTGATTCTGTCCGCAGGCGCGGTCGATTCGCCGAAGCTATTGCAGTTGTCGGGCGTGGGCGACAGCGCGTTGCTGGCGAAGCATCGCATTGCGCTTGTCAAGGAACTGCCCGCAGTCGGCCAGAATCTTCAGGACCATTTGTGCGTGAGCTTCTACTATCGTTCGAGCATGAAGACGTTGAACGACGAAATGCGTCCGCTGCTTGGCAAGCTTAAACTCGGTCTGCAATACTTGCTCACACGTAAAGGGCCGCTTGCGATGAGCGTGAACCAGTCGGGTGGATTCTTTAAAGGAAGCGATAAAGAAGCGCAACCGAATTTGCAGTTGTACTTCAATCCGCTGTCGTACCGGATTCCGAAGAGCAATAAGGCGAATCTCGAACCCGAACCCTATTCAGGCTTTCTGCTCGCGTTCAATCCGTGCCGGCCGACCAGTCGAGGTTCGATCGAGATCGCGTCGAATCGCGCGGAAGACGCCGCGAAAATCCGCATCAACGCACTGACCACGGAGAAGGATATCGACGAGGTGATTCAGGGTTGCGAACTCGTCCGCAAGGTGATGTCGTCAGCGGCGTTGAAGGCCGTCACGGTCGAGGAAATCTCGCCGGGGCCGCAGGTGAATACGCGTGAAGGCTTCCTGCAGTACTTCCGCGAGCAATCGGGCTCGATCTATCACCTGTGCGGTTCTTGCGCGATGGGTGACGATCCGCGTACGTCGGTGGTCGACGCGCGTTTGCGCGTGCATGGAATGACGGGCTTGCGCGTGGTCGATGCGTCGATCTTCCCGAACATCACGTCGGGTAATATCAACGCGCCGACCATGATGGTGGCGGAGAAGGGCGCGGAGATGATTCTCGACGATGCGGCGAGTCAATCCGCGTATCAACCGGCGGTCGCCGAGATGGCAACAGCCGCCTGA
- a CDS encoding LysR substrate-binding domain-containing protein translates to MPALNALKAFEVAGRTGSFTRAAELLNVTQSAVSRQVRQLEAQLGETLLQRHHHHLELSVAGRILLQALQQSFDRIELTVRSLQEKTHRNRLRINAPPTFTSRWLMPRLGRLRDAYPHLELSLSTRIDDNLAESGVLDCAIRFGNGEWEGFDNRLLMNERHVAVCAPGLLARQAGRATIDLNQFTLLHVLASADQRYLTWQHWLKAAGIDNVDTRGGYEFDLLDHAIRAAIDGLGVTIADRHMIARELAEGQLVQVLNTHVDGHQSYWLVTREKHKQEELPHVALFRDWLQQEIWLSERALDSSESAPLSSVNLVK, encoded by the coding sequence ATGCCCGCGCTGAATGCGCTAAAAGCCTTCGAAGTGGCTGGCCGCACGGGCAGCTTTACTCGTGCAGCGGAATTGCTGAACGTCACGCAAAGCGCGGTTAGCCGGCAAGTGCGGCAACTCGAGGCGCAACTCGGCGAGACGCTGTTGCAGCGTCACCATCATCATCTGGAACTGTCGGTGGCGGGTCGCATTCTGCTGCAGGCGCTGCAGCAGTCGTTCGATCGTATCGAGTTGACTGTGCGCAGTTTGCAGGAGAAAACGCACCGTAACCGGCTGCGTATCAATGCGCCCCCTACTTTCACCAGCCGCTGGCTGATGCCGCGCCTTGGGCGTCTGCGCGACGCGTATCCGCATCTTGAACTCAGCCTGTCAACCCGCATCGACGACAATCTCGCCGAATCCGGCGTGCTCGATTGCGCGATTCGCTTCGGCAATGGCGAATGGGAAGGCTTCGATAACCGTCTGCTGATGAACGAGCGGCATGTCGCCGTGTGCGCGCCAGGCCTGCTCGCCCGTCAGGCAGGCCGCGCGACGATCGATCTGAACCAGTTCACGTTGCTGCATGTACTCGCGAGCGCGGACCAGCGTTATCTCACGTGGCAGCACTGGCTGAAGGCCGCCGGCATCGACAACGTGGATACGCGCGGCGGTTACGAGTTCGATCTGCTGGACCACGCGATCCGCGCGGCTATCGACGGGCTCGGCGTGACTATTGCCGATCGTCATATGATTGCGCGGGAACTGGCCGAGGGTCAGCTTGTGCAGGTACTGAACACGCACGTCGACGGACATCAATCGTACTGGCTCGTCACGCGTGAGAAGCACAAACAGGAAGAATTGCCGCACGTCGCGCTGTTTCGCGACTGGTTGCAACAGGAGATCTGGCTAAGCGAAAGGGCGCTCGATTCGTCGGAATCGGCGCCCTTGAGTTCGGTCAACCTCGTGAAGTGA
- the styD gene encoding phenylacetaldehyde dehydrogenase StyD codes for MSEHNPAVNLPQTMFINGEKTHGTSGKTFPVFNPATSEELAQIPDASESDIDHAVRTSKAAFESDAWRRMPPAARERLLLKLADLVEQHTDELATLETLNQGKLIGFSKMLEVSGSVQWLRYMAGWATKIEGTTFDLSIPFPPGTRYNASTRRVPAGVVAAIVPWNFPLLMAVWKIAPALACGCSVVLKPAEETPLTAIRLAELAHEAGFPAGVFNVVTGRGETAGAALVRHPLVNKVTFTGSTEVGRIIGRQCAQDLKRASLELGGKSPVIVLDDCDPRKAIEGAAGAIFFNHGQVCTAGSRLYVARSIYDEVVQGIAAVADSISLGSGFDAATQMGPMVSARHRDKVVGMIAQGKQEGGEILSNDARVDSNGYFVRPTVIANRACKPLSVVKEEVFGPVLVAMPYDDIDEVLAQANASEYGLGASVWTNQLDKALRLVDGIEAGTVWVNTHNMVDPAMPFGGFKASGIGREHGKAIIDSYTESKSVCIAY; via the coding sequence ATGAGCGAACACAATCCTGCTGTGAATTTGCCGCAAACCATGTTTATCAATGGCGAAAAAACGCACGGCACTTCGGGTAAAACTTTTCCGGTGTTCAATCCTGCGACGTCGGAAGAACTCGCGCAGATTCCCGACGCGTCGGAATCGGATATCGATCATGCGGTCAGGACGTCGAAGGCGGCATTCGAATCCGATGCGTGGCGCAGAATGCCGCCAGCCGCGCGTGAGCGTCTGCTGCTGAAACTCGCCGATCTCGTCGAGCAGCACACCGACGAACTCGCGACATTGGAAACCTTGAACCAGGGCAAGCTGATCGGCTTTTCGAAGATGCTCGAAGTATCGGGCAGCGTGCAATGGCTGCGTTATATGGCGGGCTGGGCGACCAAAATCGAAGGCACGACCTTCGATCTGTCGATTCCGTTTCCTCCGGGCACACGCTACAACGCATCGACCCGGCGCGTTCCCGCAGGCGTCGTCGCCGCGATCGTTCCGTGGAATTTCCCGCTGCTGATGGCTGTCTGGAAAATCGCTCCGGCGCTCGCATGCGGCTGCTCGGTCGTGCTCAAGCCCGCCGAAGAAACGCCTTTGACCGCGATCCGCCTCGCCGAACTGGCGCACGAAGCGGGCTTCCCTGCTGGCGTGTTCAACGTGGTCACCGGACGGGGCGAAACTGCGGGCGCTGCGTTGGTCAGGCATCCGCTGGTGAACAAGGTGACGTTCACGGGATCGACCGAAGTGGGCCGTATTATCGGCCGTCAATGTGCGCAGGATCTGAAACGCGCGTCGCTCGAATTGGGCGGCAAGAGTCCCGTGATCGTGCTCGATGACTGCGATCCCCGTAAAGCGATCGAGGGCGCGGCAGGCGCGATCTTCTTCAATCACGGACAGGTTTGCACCGCAGGCTCGCGCCTGTACGTCGCACGTTCGATCTACGACGAAGTCGTGCAAGGCATCGCGGCAGTGGCCGACAGCATCTCACTCGGTTCGGGCTTCGACGCGGCGACGCAAATGGGCCCGATGGTCTCTGCTCGACATCGCGACAAAGTGGTCGGCATGATTGCGCAAGGCAAGCAGGAAGGCGGCGAGATTTTGTCCAACGATGCGCGGGTGGACAGCAACGGCTATTTCGTGCGTCCGACCGTGATTGCCAATCGCGCGTGCAAACCGCTGTCGGTGGTGAAGGAAGAAGTGTTCGGCCCGGTTCTCGTCGCGATGCCGTACGACGATATCGACGAGGTGCTGGCTCAGGCAAACGCATCCGAATACGGGTTGGGCGCGAGCGTGTGGACCAATCAACTGGACAAGGCACTGCGACTCGTCGACGGAATCGAAGCGGGCACGGTGTGGGTCAATACGCACAACATGGTCGATCCGGCGATGCCTTTCGGCGGCTTCAAGGCATCGGGAATCGGCCGCGAGCACGGTAAGGCAATCATCGATTCCTATACGGAGAGCAAGTCGGTCTGTATTGCTTATTGA
- a CDS encoding primary-amine oxidase has protein sequence MNTNVTKAAHNPVHPLDPLSGEEMQLACDLVKAAEKLDSHARFPMVELREPPKAEVVAFKTGEYFSRTAFVLAIDRSNGATIEFDVDLREKRIASRRVMPFDKAPYGQPPIMIDDFMNAEQIVKNDEAWRVAIMKRGLSEKDLERVQVDPFSAGAFDRENENGRRLVRCVSYYRETLTDNGYAHPIEGVMAVVDLLEKKVIELVDDGRIIPIPRAKHNYDTPSLGEPRKTLKPLSIDQPDGPSFKIDGWHVNWQNWNFRVGFTPREGLVLHQLSWDDGKNTRPIIYRASVTEMCVPYSDPTTNHYWKSAFDAGEYGLGKLANQLELGCDCLGTIRYFDIPSADDFGNAFVMKNAVCMHEEDYGTLWKHYEFRTGVFEMRRSRRLVISFFATVGNYDYGFYWYLYQDGTIQLECKLTGIVQTSAVADGDTYPWGGMITPNLGGPTHQHFFNARMHMMVDGERNRVSEHEFVPRPMGESNPYGNVFDTTKQVFRTESEAARLANGRTGRYWKVTNPNVKNAVGANPGYKLIVNDSPLMLADEKSKVRQRGGFATRHVWVTPFDPAERYASGDYPNQHSGGDGLPRYIEANRNIENEDLVLWHSFGHTHVCKPEDFPVMPVEYAGFMLKPNNFFSANPTMDLPAERDMKSVEDGKSADHGCCKH, from the coding sequence ATGAACACGAATGTCACGAAAGCTGCTCACAACCCCGTTCATCCGCTCGATCCGTTGAGCGGCGAGGAAATGCAGCTTGCCTGCGACCTCGTCAAGGCAGCCGAAAAACTCGATAGTCACGCGCGTTTTCCGATGGTCGAATTGCGCGAGCCGCCGAAAGCGGAAGTGGTCGCGTTCAAGACCGGCGAGTACTTTTCGCGCACGGCTTTCGTGCTGGCGATCGATCGCTCCAATGGTGCAACGATTGAATTCGACGTGGACCTGAGAGAAAAAAGAATCGCGTCACGCCGTGTGATGCCGTTCGATAAAGCACCTTATGGGCAGCCGCCGATCATGATCGACGACTTCATGAACGCCGAGCAGATCGTCAAGAACGACGAAGCATGGCGCGTGGCGATCATGAAGCGCGGCCTCAGCGAAAAAGATCTGGAACGTGTGCAGGTCGATCCGTTTTCTGCGGGCGCATTCGACCGTGAAAACGAAAACGGCCGGCGTCTGGTGCGTTGCGTGAGCTACTACCGCGAGACGCTGACCGACAACGGCTACGCGCATCCGATTGAAGGCGTGATGGCCGTGGTCGATCTGCTGGAAAAGAAAGTGATCGAACTGGTGGACGACGGCCGCATCATTCCGATTCCGCGCGCGAAACACAACTACGACACGCCGAGTCTGGGCGAGCCGCGCAAGACGCTGAAGCCGTTGTCGATCGATCAACCCGACGGCCCGAGCTTCAAGATCGACGGCTGGCACGTGAACTGGCAGAACTGGAATTTCCGTGTCGGCTTCACCCCGCGCGAGGGGCTGGTGTTGCATCAACTGTCATGGGACGACGGCAAGAACACGCGGCCGATTATCTACCGCGCGAGCGTCACCGAAATGTGCGTGCCCTATTCCGATCCGACCACGAATCACTACTGGAAAAGTGCATTCGACGCAGGCGAATACGGTCTCGGCAAACTGGCGAACCAGCTTGAACTCGGTTGTGACTGTCTGGGCACGATCCGCTATTTCGACATTCCTTCCGCTGACGATTTCGGCAATGCGTTTGTGATGAAAAACGCGGTGTGCATGCACGAAGAAGATTACGGCACGCTGTGGAAACACTACGAATTCCGCACCGGCGTATTCGAAATGCGCCGTTCGCGACGCCTCGTGATTTCTTTCTTCGCTACCGTCGGCAACTACGACTATGGCTTCTACTGGTATCTGTACCAGGACGGTACGATTCAACTCGAATGCAAGCTAACCGGCATCGTGCAAACGTCCGCAGTCGCAGACGGCGACACGTATCCGTGGGGCGGCATGATCACGCCAAATCTCGGCGGCCCGACGCACCAGCACTTCTTCAATGCACGCATGCACATGATGGTGGACGGCGAGCGCAACAGGGTCTCCGAACATGAATTCGTGCCGCGTCCAATGGGCGAATCGAATCCGTACGGCAACGTGTTCGACACCACGAAACAGGTGTTCAGGACTGAGAGCGAAGCAGCGCGACTCGCCAACGGCAGGACGGGCCGTTACTGGAAAGTCACCAATCCGAATGTGAAGAATGCAGTCGGCGCAAATCCGGGCTACAAGCTGATCGTCAACGATTCGCCGTTGATGCTAGCCGACGAAAAATCGAAGGTTCGTCAACGTGGCGGCTTTGCTACGCGTCACGTGTGGGTCACGCCGTTCGACCCGGCCGAGCGCTATGCAAGCGGCGATTATCCGAACCAGCATTCGGGCGGCGACGGGCTGCCGCGCTATATCGAGGCCAATCGCAACATCGAGAACGAAGACCTCGTGTTGTGGCATAGCTTCGGTCATACGCATGTGTGCAAGCCCGAAGACTTTCCGGTGATGCCGGTCGAGTACGCGGGTTTCATGCTCAAGCCAAACAACTTCTTCTCGGCCAACCCGACGATGGACCTGCCGGCCGAGCGCGATATGAAGAGCGTCGAAGATGGCAAGTCCGCGGATCATGGCTGCTGCAAGCACTGA